The DNA region TGTTCCGATGGAATGCAAAGCGGAAAATGGTCAAAAATTCCTGTGCCCTCTTGTTGGGAACTTCAAGGTTTTGGTAACTATAACTACGGACGCGATTACAAAGATGGAAAACAGTATTACAATGAGCATGGTCTGTATAAACATACATTTCAAGTGCCTTCCGAGTGGAAAACAAAGGAAGTAAAGATAGTTTTTGAAGGTGTCATGACCGATTGTGAAGTGAAAATTAATGGTAAGTTGGCAGGAGAAATTCACCAAGGAGCTTTCTACGAATTCAAATATGATATTTCAAAATTACTTAAGTACGGAGAAGAAAACCTATTGGAAGTTAAAGTGAATAAGATGTCTGCCAATGCATCTATAAACTCAGCGGAGCGCAATGCCGATTTCTGGATTTTTGGAGGAATATATCGTCCGGTATATTTAGAAGTCTTACCGCAGCAGTTCATGGAGCGCGTGGCAATAAGCGCACAAGCCAACGGAGCTGTCACCGCAGATGTTTATACAAACTCAAAAAAAGCGACTTCTATAGTGGCAAAGCTTTTTGATTTGAAAGGAAAATTAGTTCAGGAATTTCCAGAGGCGGAAGTAGAGAAGCACGAAGGGAAGTTGTCTTTTAAGGCAAAGGCCACCAACATTAAAACGTGGAACCCGGAAAAGCCGAATTTATATCAGCTTCAAATTAGTTTGTTGGATAAGAAAGGTAAGGAACTACATACAGTTTCGGAACGGATAGGCTTCCGTACGGTTGAAATCCGAGAGAGTGATGGTATTTATGTAAACGGTCAACCAATAAAGTTTAAAGGTGTAAATCATCATTCCTTTCACCCTGAATCCGGCAGAACAACTTCAAAAGAACTGAGTATTGAGCATGTAAAACTGATGAAAGATATGAATATGAACGCCGTTCGCATGTCTCATTACCCACCAGACACTCATTTTCTAGAAGCTTGCGATTCTTTGGGTCTCTTTGTTTTGGATGAGCTGTGTACATGGCATGTACCCTATTTAGAAACTAAAGTTGGGAAAAAACTAATAAAAGAACTGGTTACTAGAGATGTAAATCATCCATCTATTTTAATGTGGGACAACGGTAATGAAAGTGGTTGGAATACCGAGTTAGATGATGAATTTGCCAAATGGGACATTCAAAAAAGAGAGGTAATACACCCTTGGAACGTCTTTAAAAAGACCAATACCATGCACTACCCGGACTACTATAACTTTGCTTTTGACTCCCCTAGCAAGGATAAAATCTATTTTCCTACAGAGTTTTTACACGGTTTATATGATGGTGGGCATGGTGCCGGCCTAGATGACTACTGGAAACAAATGTGGAATATGCCATTGGCGGCAGGCGGTTTCCTATGGGATTTTGCAGATGAAGGCGTAGTGCGCACGGATAAAGGTGGCATAATCGACACTGACGGTAATCATGGAGCGGATGGTATTGTGGGGCCTTACGGCGAAAAAGAGGCTAGTTATTTTACCATTAAAGAAATATGGTCCCCAATTTATATAGCGGACAGATATATTAGGGAAGATTTTTCCGGAACTTTCAAAGTTGAAAACCGGTATCATTTCACGGATTTAGATGAGTGTTCCATGATTGCAAAATGGGTTAATTTCAATGGACCTGAAGGTGGAACGGACTTCAGTATGATGTCGGAAAGCAATGTTGAACTCCCAAAGTTAGCACCATTAGAAAAGGGAACTTTCTCTATTGCCAAGCCCACCAATTGGAAATCTGCGGATGCCTTATTCTTGATGGCAACGGATATTCGCGGTAAAGAAATCTTCACGTGGTCATATCCGGTAAAAATGGCTATGCAGGTGAATACTGATAAAATTAAATACTCTAAAAAGGGAAGTATCACAACTACTACTTCCAACAACTTCATAATAATCAATGCGGATGAAAACCAATTTAAATTTTCAGCTAAAACAGGAGTACTGAAAGAAGTAATAAAAAAGGGAAAATTGATTCCCATAAAGGAAGGACCCATTTTATTAGGTAACAAAACGGAATTAGAAGATGTAAAAATAAAATCATCAGATGATAAAGTGGAGATAATTACATGGTTCAAAAAAAGAAAAAAATATCATGATTGGGATGGCAATCATGAAAT from Zobellia alginiliquefaciens includes:
- a CDS encoding glycoside hydrolase family 2 protein, encoding MKNVLSLAILLLLSLFNSGVLFAQNTTEIQYLSGTGKDDTVEWDFFCSDGMQSGKWSKIPVPSCWELQGFGNYNYGRDYKDGKQYYNEHGLYKHTFQVPSEWKTKEVKIVFEGVMTDCEVKINGKLAGEIHQGAFYEFKYDISKLLKYGEENLLEVKVNKMSANASINSAERNADFWIFGGIYRPVYLEVLPQQFMERVAISAQANGAVTADVYTNSKKATSIVAKLFDLKGKLVQEFPEAEVEKHEGKLSFKAKATNIKTWNPEKPNLYQLQISLLDKKGKELHTVSERIGFRTVEIRESDGIYVNGQPIKFKGVNHHSFHPESGRTTSKELSIEHVKLMKDMNMNAVRMSHYPPDTHFLEACDSLGLFVLDELCTWHVPYLETKVGKKLIKELVTRDVNHPSILMWDNGNESGWNTELDDEFAKWDIQKREVIHPWNVFKKTNTMHYPDYYNFAFDSPSKDKIYFPTEFLHGLYDGGHGAGLDDYWKQMWNMPLAAGGFLWDFADEGVVRTDKGGIIDTDGNHGADGIVGPYGEKEASYFTIKEIWSPIYIADRYIREDFSGTFKVENRYHFTDLDECSMIAKWVNFNGPEGGTDFSMMSESNVELPKLAPLEKGTFSIAKPTNWKSADALFLMATDIRGKEIFTWSYPVKMAMQVNTDKIKYSKKGSITTTTSNNFIIINADENQFKFSAKTGVLKEVIKKGKLIPIKEGPILLGNKTELEDVKIKSSDDKVEIITWFKKRKKYHDWDGNHEMTQDFFKWTIHPNGILDLHVEIRNQKIVEEYIGISFSFPEEEVKGMKWLGDGPYRVWSNRMKGTQFKVWENDYNNTITGQPGFVYPEFKGFFSNLYWMKLNGKNNNGFTVYCHSDLTFLRMLTPEQPSDSGKGAAVTKFPQGDLSFVKNIPAMGTKFMPAEQSGPQGSSKKYFGNTDEPIVVKLTFQF